GCGTTTTCGTGCAACTCGATAATACGCTCATCCTGATAAAGTGCGACAATGGAAACGCTTTTGGAGGTGCCATCGTGAAGTCAAAAGACGCGCCGGTTGGCCTTGGCCCGACCGCCCTCGCGCCTGACCGAGTTCATGCGCTGCCCCAGTTTCAAGCCGGTTTGCGGATGCAATCCCTCGCACAAGGCGATGAAGGATTTTTCCGTCACGGGGCCATCCAGGCCGAGTTTGTCAGCACCTTGGCCGAACCATTCGCCGAGGACTTTTTGCCCCTCGGAATAATAGTCGCCCTGCCCCAGATGTTCGCGAAAATACTGCCTCGCAGTTTTCAGGTTATATTGGATTTTTGTCTGTATCATGGTCACATTTGCCGACACGGCGGCCATGCACTTATGAAACGAAGCCTCGTTTCTTTTGGTTGAGACACCCTACTCCTTGCGCCCAGGCGCAACGCGGAGTCTTTCATAAGTGAGGCCGCATGCCGGTCGCACTTGCGACCGCGTCAACCGAAGCGCTTTTTCTTCAATCTGTGAAAACGAACACGCGCACCGGACATGGACAAATGCGGGCCGCGCTGCGCTGTTTCGGCCCGCCATTGTCCCGCCGGTAATGACTGCGGCACGGGCATGGGAACACGGTATTTGCTCCAGCTCTTGGGAGCTTCCGCAAGCACCGCGATCCCATGCCGTCCGGGTTGAAAAACTGGCACTCGCCTGTTTGTTATGGGAGGCTATTCAGAAAAACACTTCCGGAGAATTTCGTAGAGAGGCCGGAGGTCCCGGCGGATGGATTCATGCGAGAGTTTGCCACGGGACGGGTGCAAGTCTTGCCGCAGAGCAAGCACCAGCCTGTTTGACAAACTCACATGGCGGGGCAACTGGAGGGCAATGGCGTTTTCGGACTTCCGTTTTGGTTCGGTGGCGATGCCGAGGCGCGCATACGCCTGCCTCAAACTCATGCCAGCAAAGGCGGATGTATCCGCAACCGTGCGGGCAAGTTTCATGTAGCGTTGGGCAGTGCGGACGCTCCCCTTGAAATTGGCCTCCAGCCACAGAAGCCATGAGCCCGCATCCATCTGTTTGCGAACCCGGTGTTTTTCGGCGAGGAGCAATTTGCCCGCCTGCCATGCCGCCGACAAGGCTTCATCGAGCAGTGTCCGCGACTGGCTGGAAATCGCTTCCACGCGGGAGTGCAGCTGGTTGATCTGTTCGGCGGCAGAAATCCTTTCGCATGTGTTCATGCGGTGGATGATATTCCATCATTTCATCGGGAAATAGGGGCTTTCGCTTAGGTGTAATTTGCCCGGGTTTCCGGAGAGGCAAGATGCCGCTCCAAATATAGCCGCTTAGGTATCAAAGGCTCGCGTCCCTCAATTCCGGTCCGTCATCGCCGCCGCCCCATACCGCGTAACGAAACCAACCGTCCCGCGACAGGTTCAACGTTCCGAACGACTCGGGCGACAAATTCAGCCCGCCGACCACCACGATGCGCCGCGCCGGGTTTTTCGGATGGCGCATGACCGCTTGAATGGCGATGCCGTCGCCAAACCATGACCGTTCGCCCCAAGTGATGCCGTCTCCTGTTATCGTCACGCCCAGTCCCCTGTCCAACTCGCGCCAGACCGAGTTCGTCCGTGCGTTGCCGATGAGCACGAGATTGGAGTTCCGCATTTCCTCTGCCGCCAGTTCGCTATCCATGACCATCCGGCATCCGCTGAAATGGGTTTTCCGCCACCCGGCTTGAATCGCCTCCGCGACGGTGGCGTTGGCCGCGTTCTCCTCATCGTTTCCCGTCGACCCGATCACCACCCAAAATTTCTCTGTCAGCACGTCCTGCACCGAGCCCCGGCGGACGCGCTCCGCGCCATCCTCCCAGCTAATTCCACCGCGCTGCTGCGCGGCCCATTCAATCAAATCCTCCCATGCGCCCAAATGTGCCGACTCCCTTCTGGGCGGCGTTTCAAAACGCACAGGCGCGCCCGCACGCACGGCCTTGGTTACGAATGCCTTTGATGTTTTCAAATCCCCATGCCCCGGTTCGTTGCCGCCGTCGTTGATGATAAAAACATCGGGAGTTTTTCTTTTTAGAAAAGCACTCATCCGATCTCCTCTCATAAACCATTCCCGAAATTCCTTTCTTTTCGAAAAAGCGGCCACAAGGTTTCGGGGCATGTTTTGGTCGAGGACAAATTCCGGGTTCAGGACGGCGATCCCGGCAAAACGTCCGGGCCAGCTTGCGCAGGCATCGAAAGCCAGCGGTGCGGCGCTGCACATGCCCATCAAGGTCACGCGATTGCGATCAAATAGATAATTCCGGCCAACCGCTTCCAGCACCTCCGCGAGATGGGCGGATTCCATCGGCAGGCCGGTGGGTCGGTTGTGATAGCCGGACCAAAGCAAAATGACGCCGTGCCTTTCCGCGAGTTTGGCCATTCGGTCCGCCAGATGATGATCGTCCAGAAACGGACTTTCCAAAAAGGGTTTGGCGGCGGAAACGGCGGTGGGAAGAATGACGACAAGCGGCAGAGCGGAAGCGTCCTTTTTATAGCAGGAAGGAACATATATCCGGTAGCATTGTTGGGAATCGTCGATTCTTGATACAAAACCATTCAAATGCAGGCCGGTCACATGGGAAAACGGCTCCTCGCCCCGGCGGACTCGCATCAATGCCTCCTGTGTGATCCATAGCTCATGCACAAACCGGCGCTCCCAACCGCGCCCGCCGCCAATCGGATCGGGATTCTCGCCCTTCCCTGCATTGTTTTTCTCAAATTGGGAGGCAAGGAATCCAAGCCGGGCCTTGAGTGCCGCAAAACCGCCATGCTCCTGCAAACGGAAAGGAAGGGCGTCTATTTCCAAAAGGGCGTCTTGAAGCGCATGCGCCGGGTGTCCGACAAGCAGCCTTTCATAATATTCCTTGCCGTTGACCTCAAGCACCACCTTGTGCAGTCCGCTTTGCGCAGTTGCCTTGTCCCATTGCACCTTGTTGCCCACCAGCCCCCCTGTCCGTTCGCCCGTGATTGAACGGACATGCCCGGTAAATTTGACAGAGAAAGGCGCGCCTCTGGGGGCGGCCGCCACTGGCTCATCAAATGTATAATAAATATTCTTTCTCATGATGGATTTTTCGAGCGAGGATTGCGCCGCAAGCGTGGCTTGGGCGGTTTTTACTCCGGCCAGGGACAAGTACGCGCAAAATCCCCACAAGGTATCCTGCCTTGGTATTTTCACCACGACCAGATTGTCACCCGGTGCAATCGGCACTTTGGTCAAATCCCTGTATATGAACAGGGATCGCCTGCCCTTGGGGGCGAAAACACGTTTCCCGTTCGCAAACACCCGGGATACGCCCGTGCTGCCGATCAGCATCCATGCGTTGGTTTTTTTGGTCGATGTTACATTGAACGCGACATAGGCGACCATTCCATCCGTTTCCTTTGATTCCGGTTGGTTGAAAGCATGATTAAAATCAACAAAATGGCGGCGCTCGTTCATGACGAACCACTTTGGATAAATCGTGCCCTCCCCATCCGGCACCCCGATGGCTTTTAATTTCTTGGAAAATTCATCCACGCTGGCGATGCTTTCGCTTAGATTGACGCGCTCCAGATAATCAATCTTGTCAAAATCCTCCCCTTTTTTGATTTGAAAAGGCCCAATGACCAAGTGGTCTTTGATCTCTGCTCCGATAGATTTTGAAACCACCACCGGCAGGCGGACGCCGCTTGGCGCGGGTTCCTTTTCAGACGCGGCATGAGCATGCTGAAACGTCAAGGAAATCGACGCCAGAACAAGACCGAAAACCTGTCTTGAATGCAATGCGGCCCGGCCAATGATTTTTGACCACAGATAGACACGAATCAAAACAGGCATTAACATTTGTTGCTTCATGATATTATTGGATTTTATCCGCATCTATTTGCGTTCATCTGTAGTTAAATCAAGTGGTGTTGGCCTTAATCTTCAAATCACACCGTGGCGCTGTCTAGCGGACGAGCGTTACCCTCCCGTTTTGTAACTCCCATCGCAGGCGCTTCCAGTCTCCGTCCGGTGGCTTCATTTTCATCGTCACCCGGTTTCCGGCGCGAAAATAATCGTATTTGGTATCGTTGATTTTCTCTACACTGAAAGGTTTTCTATAAAAGGAATCGCCTCGTCCATATCCTCTGTTTGCCTTCCACGAAACGTTCATGTCCTTGGCTCCGATTCGCCTTACCCGCTCGACCAAACCGTTTTTGTTGTAAGAAAGCTCGATGATTGCGGTCCCGATCTCCTCGTCGATGATCCGCGCCATCCGCCCCTGCTCGTCCTCGACAAACACATAACGGTTTTCCCCGCAGCGCAGCACCGACGGATTTCCGCTTGCGCTCCATTCCACGGACGCCAGCACCCGGTTTCCGGCGCGAATTTCGGCAATTTTGCCACCGTTGGCCTTGACCGAGAGGAGCTTGTTTTCCGGGTTGCGAATCGCGGCCAAACCGCCGCTTTTATAACCCAGCTCCCAGTTTTCATTCCTCACCCATGCGTCCCCTTCGTCATTCCATCCCGCCAGAGTGTTATTTAACCGGGCAAACTTTGGAAAATGGGCGGGGAATCCGCCCATTCGGATATCCGGCGGATTTTTCGGAACCGCATCCTCCCGGGCATGGACAGCCATTTTGCCTCCACCCGGTGTTTCCCATAAAAATTCGCCGGTCTCGCGCTCCCACACGGAGGTCTCGAAGGGCAGCAAATGAAACCGGCTGCCCGGCGCGACGTAATCTTCCGTTTCTGTCGCGTGGTCAATAAGCACCTCGAAAGAAATCCCCTCCGAAAGCTCGACTGTGCATAGCTTGATGCGCAGAAACAAATCTCCGTCCTGATTCAGATCGCCCAGCGTCAGCCGCTGCGCGGGCAAAAACGGATTCGCGAGAATAATGCCCGTCGTGAGAACCAGATAAAGGGCAATACCGCTGAAAAACACGGGCGGGACGCCTGTGCGCTTTTTCCGCATGTAAAATCGTTGCGTCACCAAAAAAATCCTTTCGCTTGATTGATGACATCCATGCCGCAAAAACCACCGAGCGAGCCGCTTTCCCGTTGCATGATGCCGGCCCGGGTTTCTTTTCTCCATGCTGCATCTCCGCCCGTGCTGTCATATTTGGGCAACCACACCGTCATTAAAATTTCTTTCGGTGGCATGACAAACCCGCCGCGCGGGTGAATCACAAGCCAGCGTTTGGTCCCTAGCGGCGGCAAGCTGGGCAGCCAGCGGACAGCGTTGCCAAATACGGCGATGTCATAATTGCCCATGGGCAGAGTTTCGGGCGGGGCGCGCCTTGGGTCAAGAATCACAAATTCGCGATACAGCGGACTGGCTGACAGCATCGCCCGCAATTTCTTGCCGTATAATGTGCCGAGTTCGGCCCGGTCGCAGAAAACCAGCAGCTTTTGCGCATCCGCCGAAACCTCTCCGCCGGGCGTTTCTGTTTTTATGAGCCTGATCGCGCCACCTTCCGTCAACCCCGCCCGTAAATCATAATCACCCACGTAAAGCCTGCCCCAGCCCCACAAGCCCGCCAGCGCCAACGCGGCGAAACACGCGGTTCCGCTTGCCAGCTTCGCCCAAGGCAGAACGCGTCGGAGGACAAAGGCACGGGTGCACAGCACCACGACATTAAACAGGACAATCCAGTTTACCGTCATGTAATCCTGCGCTGTGCAGGTCAGTCCGCACAGCAGCACCGGCAGCAGTGACACCGCCGCGCAAATTCCGAACGCGGAGACATAACGCGGACAGTCAGATTTGCCTGCTGTTAGGCACAGACGGACTTGGCAGTCCGGGCCACGGCAGACGCCAAACCATACCGACGCCATCACCATAAACCCAAAAAACAACACCAACCCCAACGCCGGCAACCCCCGCTCCACCGCAATCTCAAGATAGCTGTTCAACAATCCCGTGTAGGAATAGTTCAGGCGCTCGGGCTGATACCACTGGCTGAAAAAATGCCCGCTCTCCCCGATGCCGATTCCCGTTAGCGGTTCAATAAAACTCATCGGCCCCGCCGCCCGCCATAATTCGAGGCGGTTGAGGATGGAGGCATCGCCGCCGCCTACCATGTCTCCTATGCGCTTACCCGCCGGAAATATGAAAAGCGAAAGAAGCAGGGCCATCAATCCGGTCACGCACGGCACGGCGGCATACCTGCGTAAAACCAGACCATGGCGACGCGTCAGAAAGAAAATCGCGATGAATAACAATAATCCCGCGAGAATCGGCCCACGCGAACCGGTGAGAGCAAGGCAAACCGCCGCCCCTGCCGCCATGATTGACACAACAACACGCAGTGCACGATGGGAGGGGAAGAGCAACAGGGGCAGGCACAGCCATGCGACCATCGCCGCCATGACCATCCCGCATTCTATCGGCGACTCAAAGCACGCCCGCCACCTTTCATTCGAGAAAAATTGATTTATGGAAACCCATGGTTGGAATGTGGTTTGCATATCCCTAGCCATTGTATTATTCCATGCCGATAACCTCGCCCTCGCCGATATCAACGCGGAGACGGTCGTCATAGCATGTCACTTTTTTGAAATCACGGCCTATTCCCGTGATCGCCCCCTCCGCCTTTGCACCATCCTCCGCCACCGGGGCGGCTGTTCGCAGGCGCACATGGTAGGTGGTGGAAAGCGGCATTTCACAGTCAGGAGCATGGCTGAAAGTCCTGCGAATTTCCAAAAGCTCCAGTTCCACGCCCGCCGTGTCGCGCACCCTGATCCCGTCGCGAAAAATCGTTTTATAGTCAACGAGGTCGCCCGTGGACATATCGACCATGTATTCGATTCTCCGTTCCTGCCTGACACCATAGTCCTCGTTTTTTATATAGAACCTGTTGAATTCATAATCAGATCGATGGCGCGTCAGGAATGTATATTTTAATACATTGCCAAGGGCTTCCATATGGCACGAACCGTGTTTAATATTCGCCTCCAGTGCTTTTATCCATTCCTTGCGCTTTTTCTTTTTTCCGTATAACTCGAGCGCACCTTCCGCGATGGCATTTTTTTGCTTCTCAGTGGGCGGCCTGTTGTGAAGAAGAACCATAGCGCGTCTTTCCGCCGGCGGCTTCGCGGCATTATAATGATATATCGTTTTGGCGATTCTGCCGTCCGGGCGGTCGTATGTTTCCTTATAGGTGTATGATTTGCAGGAAAAAGAAAAACGGTCCATCTTGGTCGCAGCCTCAATGAGCGGTTTGAATTCGTCCCGTTCGCTGGCTTTCCCGTCGCGAACGGCGGCGGGTTTGATTGCCACGACGCCGCTCCCCGTCGGCGGCATGAAATTCGGGTCCGCATGCAAACTGGCTTTCCCCAACGCCGGGGGAACAGTGACGGGTGTGATTGCGGCGACATTGGCTCCCATGTGCGGCGAGGTGTGCGCATCCGGCCCCGGCTGTTTTTTCCCCGGCAAAACGCAGCCAGTTGTCGCGGATGCCAAAAACAGCAGACCAGTCAAGGCTCGACACAAAGCCGAAAGAGGCACGATGTTTATTTAACAATCGTCCCCCTAGGCAGGGTTAGCATGCCTCCAATCCGAGGAAGCGAAGTATATGTCAACTTCGGCGGGGTCTCTCCTTTCTTAATAGAGGAAGAATTGTAGTTAGCCACCATTACCGAGAGCCCCCAATAGATATATACATTATCCTCTTTTATTTTTTTATAAATTTTATCATAAAATACTCCGATCGGCAGCCATATTTCAACAGAAGAGCCTGATTTAATAGTATGGGTCATCAATCTTGACCCACCGTTCGGAACGTACTCACTAGCCCAGTCTTTGTTGCTTGAGATCATCGGCGTTTTGTCTGTCGAAAAAAACAATGAAGTATATCCGGGAATCCCTATCGAGGGTTCCCATAGATGATATTCTTTTTCTGAATCATTTACAAAAATAAATTTCATTTGAAGCCCCCCCGCACGAGGCTCAAGCGTCACAGTATATCGGATCGCGGTATCTGGAATACTCCCAGAATTAGCCGATATTGCTTCGGCGTTTAAGGAAATAGAAAATGCCATTCCGATAATGCAGTATAATATTTTATTTGACATTATTTTTATTATTTTAATAATCCATTATTTTTGGAGTCTGCTCCGGGGTCCTTTATTCACTTATATACCATTGAAGCGGTCCCGTGCTAAAAGAATAAATATTAGTTGCCCGGCGCATAATTATAAGTTCCTTGCATAAGCCTGACCTCTGCGAGAGCAGCGTTTAGCATGGCTTCATCAACGGAGGTCAGATCCTCACCATTAAATGATCCATCATTAATGGTTCTTTCTATAAACTCTATCTGTGCCTGATGAGCAAGGTATTCGCTTTCGCTTTTATAT
This genomic stretch from Termitidicoccus mucosus harbors:
- a CDS encoding O-antigen ligase family protein; this translates as MQTTFQPWVSINQFFSNERWRACFESPIECGMVMAAMVAWLCLPLLLFPSHRALRVVVSIMAAGAAVCLALTGSRGPILAGLLLFIAIFFLTRRHGLVLRRYAAVPCVTGLMALLLSLFIFPAGKRIGDMVGGGDASILNRLELWRAAGPMSFIEPLTGIGIGESGHFFSQWYQPERLNYSYTGLLNSYLEIAVERGLPALGLVLFFGFMVMASVWFGVCRGPDCQVRLCLTAGKSDCPRYVSAFGICAAVSLLPVLLCGLTCTAQDYMTVNWIVLFNVVVLCTRAFVLRRVLPWAKLASGTACFAALALAGLWGWGRLYVGDYDLRAGLTEGGAIRLIKTETPGGEVSADAQKLLVFCDRAELGTLYGKKLRAMLSASPLYREFVILDPRRAPPETLPMGNYDIAVFGNAVRWLPSLPPLGTKRWLVIHPRGGFVMPPKEILMTVWLPKYDSTGGDAAWRKETRAGIMQRESGSLGGFCGMDVINQAKGFFW